In Arthrobacter sp. SLBN-112, a genomic segment contains:
- a CDS encoding DUF4177 domain-containing protein, with product MTKWEYATIPLIIHATKQILDQWGEDGWELVQVVPGPDGNGLVAYLKREKQ from the coding sequence ATGACCAAATGGGAGTACGCGACGATTCCGCTCATTATTCACGCCACCAAACAGATCCTCGACCAGTGGGGGGAGGACGGCTGGGAGCTTGTCCAGGTGGTGCCCGGACCTGACGGGAACGGCCTTGTCGCCTACCTGAAGAGGGAGAAGCAGTAG